The Candidatus Eisenbacteria bacterium genome contains the following window.
CTTCGACATCTTCTTGAGCTCGGCCGTCACGGTCTGGACCGCGCGGTCGATGCCGCGCTTCAGGAACATGGGGTTCGCGCCCGCCGCGACGTGACGGAGGCCGTGCTGCATGATCGCCTGCGTGAGGATGGTCGCCGTGGTGGTGCCGTCGCCCGAGACGTCCTGCGTCTTCGTCGCGACTTCCTTCACCATCTGCGCACCCATGTTCTCGTAGGGATTCTCGAGCTCGATCTCCTTCGCGATGGTCACGCCGTCGTTCGTGATCGTCGGCGCGCCGAATTTCTTGTCGATCACGACGTTCCGCCCCTTGGGGCCTAGCGTCACCTTGACCGTGTTGGCGAGCTTGTCGACACCGCGCTGCAGCGCGTCACGCGCGGCCGCATCGAACAGCAACTGCTTGGCCATGGAACGTATTCCTCCTTCGGAAGGTCTGGTACCGCCGCCCCCCTGGGCGGCGCCGCCTCTGGCACTAGGGCGAGGAGAGTGCTAACTGACGGTCAATGTAGACGAAGCGGTCCGGTGCTCGCAATGGGGATTTCCATGGTGCGCGGCGGCTGTCGGGCCGGCATGCAGGGAATGGCTTGGCAGCGGCAACCCATTGTGTCTAAATATCTTCCTTCCGCCTCCACACACCGAGGCGGAGCGTGAAGCAGCTCATCCCAAGCGCCGGCTCGGAAGGAAACTCGGGGTCGCCCGCCAGGGCGGCCCCTTTCTCATGGCCTGCCGTGCCGCTCGAAGATGAGCCGTAGCCCGTACAGGGTGAGGTCCGGATCGACTTCCTGGATCGTGCTCGAGTGGGACGCGACCGCCGCGGCGAGTCCGCCCGTGGCGATCACCTTGGGCTGGATCCTCTCCTCCTCCGAAATCCGCCTGACGATCGAGTCCACCTCCCCGACCGCGCCATAGAAGACCCCCGACTGGAGGCTCTCTTCCGTGCTCTTCCCGACCACCCGATCCGGAGGCTTCAGCTCGAAGGCGCCGAGGCGCGCGGCTCGTCGAACGAGATGTTCCGCTCCCGTCAGGATCCCGGGCGCGATCACGCCGCCCGCATAGCGGCGACCCTTCAGGAGCACATCGAAGGTGGTGGCGGTGCCGAAGTCGACCACGATGGCGGGAGCGCCGTAGCGCTCGAGCGCGGCCACCGCGTTGGCGATCCGGTCGGCGCCGACGGAGTCGGGGTCGCGGTACTCGATCTTCACGCGCGCGGTGGTCTTGGCCGTCACGAGGAGAGGCTCCGCGCCCGTGAGCCGGCGCGTGGCCTCGGCGTAGAGGGTCGTCTGCGCGGGGACCACGGAGCCGATCACGGCGCCATGTGTGCGGCCGGCGACACGCCCCCG
Protein-coding sequences here:
- a CDS encoding type III pantothenate kinase, whose product is RGRVAGRTHGAVIGSVVPAQTTLYAEATRRLTGAEPLLVTAKTTARVKIEYRDPDSVGADRIANAVAALERYGAPAIVVDFGTATTFDVLLKGRRYAGGVIAPGILTGAEHLVRRAARLGAFELKPPDRVVGKSTEESLQSGVFYGAVGEVDSIVRRISEEERIQPKVIATGGLAAAVASHSSTIQEVDPDLTLYGLRLIFERHGRP